A stretch of Geotrypetes seraphini chromosome 2, aGeoSer1.1, whole genome shotgun sequence DNA encodes these proteins:
- the FHIT gene encoding bis(5'-adenosyl)-triphosphatase, translating into MLLRFGPHLIKPSVVFLRTELSFALVNRRPVLPGHVLVCPLRPAPRFCDLSPQEVADLFGTAQRVAGVVERHFGGTSLTISLQDGPAAGQTVPHVHVHVLPRRVGDLPRNDGVYEKLEESEEASEDSSERWRSEEAMAAEAAELRKYFE; encoded by the coding sequence ATGTTGCTCCGCTTCGGGCCGCACCTTATCAAGCCCTCGGTGGTTTTCCTGCGGACGGAGCTCTCGTTTGCCCTGGTGAACCGGAGACCGGTGCTGCCGGGTCACGTGCTGGTGTGCCCACTGCGTCCGGCCCCCCGCTTCTGCGACCTCAGCCCGCAGGAGGTGGCGGACTTGTTCGGCACCGCGCAGCGCGTGGCCGGCGTCGTGGAGCGTCACTTCGGCGGCACCTCGCTCACCATCTCCCTGCAGGACGGACCCGCGGCCGGCCAGACCGTCCCGCACGTCCACGTGCACGTGTTGCCCCGCCGGGTTGGAGATCTGCCGCGCAATGACGGCGTCTACGAGAAGTTGGAAGAGAGCGAGGAGGCCAGCGAGGACTCTTCCGAGAGGTGGCGCTCCGAGGAGGCCATGGCGGCCGAGGCAGCGGAGTTGAGGAAATACTTTGAGTGA